A genomic segment from Clostridium pasteurianum BC1 encodes:
- a CDS encoding ABC transporter permease — protein sequence MKKILRSGSMIISSNKKLFVRFGEKFGEVFGIIAMTVIVVYPLAALLLQSIFPHIFDKISSITPSLANLLSVFTDKSNFLALSNSIIIGLLAAVIAVILGTFSSIAIHHMPDAAANIFNSLIWIAFFMPSYVIAEGWMLLMQDGGILSQIFGLPFGWSAWFFTRYGLALIMGLRFFTYVYFSMHQALKNIGTELLNAGKIGGATRSQLFFKVTLPLLTPALLAGASIAFAEGFGDFGIAAAITPNSHIPLLTYQIYSSLNQDPVNYSVAASLSVIEVLVTSAAIGLQFMIMRKKSYVTTPSFKKTDNSSEKYGNKCRYYSIFFVGMVIIIILSFVLPLMSNICASLWKVWSNGINSSNWTFAHYRDAIQINGDGYASLLRSITYSAIVAIVAVPFAVILAYQLIFKHSLTSKFLNILNMSTLAIPGVVLAAGFVFAWNAVWLIPLNLVLYGTPICLAMAYLAGALPYSIRLQTGALSTLPPNLLKSAKAFGANNMQIIFKIIVPLVSTTTISTFFMSFAGIMFELPAASLLYPPGQPPFSVVVQSRFNSSDWSNGSALTIIGILIVFLVFLLTRSVIWFMGHTKLHLSAEKIIDTTNVTSESNPVQTVEDIKEF from the coding sequence ATGAAAAAGATATTAAGAAGTGGTTCCATGATAATATCCTCCAATAAAAAATTGTTTGTAAGATTTGGTGAGAAGTTCGGAGAGGTATTTGGTATTATTGCAATGACGGTAATTGTCGTATATCCGTTAGCAGCTTTATTGCTGCAATCAATATTTCCTCATATTTTTGACAAGATATCGAGCATCACTCCGTCTCTTGCAAATTTACTGAGTGTATTCACTGATAAGTCAAACTTTTTAGCTCTATCTAATTCAATAATTATTGGGCTTTTGGCAGCAGTGATTGCTGTAATATTGGGGACTTTTTCGTCTATAGCAATACATCATATGCCAGATGCTGCTGCAAATATATTTAACTCACTTATTTGGATAGCATTTTTTATGCCTTCATATGTCATTGCAGAAGGATGGATGCTGCTTATGCAAGATGGAGGAATACTTAGTCAAATATTCGGTTTACCTTTTGGCTGGTCTGCATGGTTTTTTACCAGGTATGGGCTTGCATTAATAATGGGGCTGCGTTTTTTTACGTATGTATATTTTAGTATGCACCAGGCTCTAAAAAATATTGGAACGGAATTGCTAAATGCAGGAAAAATAGGTGGTGCCACTAGAAGTCAATTATTTTTTAAGGTTACACTTCCACTTTTGACACCAGCATTACTTGCGGGAGCTTCAATTGCATTTGCAGAAGGTTTTGGGGATTTTGGTATTGCTGCTGCAATAACACCAAATTCCCATATTCCACTTTTAACGTACCAAATATATTCATCATTAAACCAAGATCCAGTTAATTATTCTGTGGCAGCTAGTTTATCAGTAATTGAAGTTCTTGTTACATCTGCTGCAATTGGTTTACAGTTTATGATAATGAGGAAGAAATCATATGTTACCACTCCATCGTTTAAGAAGACAGATAACAGTTCAGAAAAATATGGTAATAAATGCAGGTATTATTCAATATTTTTTGTAGGTATGGTAATAATAATAATTTTATCATTTGTTCTTCCGCTTATGTCTAATATATGTGCATCTTTATGGAAGGTATGGAGTAATGGCATCAATAGCTCAAATTGGACTTTTGCACATTATAGAGATGCCATTCAAATTAATGGCGATGGGTATGCTTCACTATTACGCTCAATTACTTATTCAGCTATAGTTGCTATTGTAGCTGTCCCTTTTGCAGTTATCTTAGCATATCAGTTGATATTTAAGCATTCACTTACAAGTAAATTTTTAAATATTCTAAACATGTCAACACTTGCAATACCTGGAGTTGTACTGGCAGCAGGATTTGTGTTTGCTTGGAATGCAGTATGGCTTATACCATTAAATCTAGTACTTTATGGAACTCCCATATGTCTTGCAATGGCTTATCTTGCAGGTGCGTTGCCATATTCTATCAGATTACAAACTGGAGCGTTGAGCACGCTTCCACCAAATTTATTGAAATCAGCTAAAGCTTTTGGAGCTAACAATATGCAAATAATTTTTAAGATAATAGTGCCATTAGTAAGTACAACTACAATATCTACATTTTTTATGTCTTTTGCAGGTATAATGTTCGAATTACCGGCAGCTTCGCTGCTATATCCGCCAGGACAACCACCATTTTCTGTAGTGGTTCAGTCTAGATTTAATAGTTCGGATTGGTCTAATGGTTCAGCCCTTACGATAATCGGTATATTAATTGTGTTTTTAGTATTTCTACTTACTAGAAGTGTAATTTGGTTTATGGGACATACAAAACTACATCTTTCAGCAGAAAAAATAATTGATACAACAAATGTGACTTCTGAAAGTAATCCAGTACAAACTGTGGAAGATATTAAGGAATTTTAA
- a CDS encoding ABC transporter ATP-binding protein: MIFIFIEIDNISKSYGSRLILDHISMKVEKGQFVTLLGSSGCGKTTLLNTIAGLTNIDSGSIRVNGSVWSSNNFTMSPEYRNIGMVFQDFALWPHMSIFENIAFVLKLKKGKKMSRSEIKSRVSEVLEVVQMNGFQHYYPHQLSGGQKQRIAVARALAPNPFFLLMDEPLSSLDAKMREKMRWELLQIVKNAGITTIYVTHDQIEALSMSDNVILLNNGHIEQEDDPVALYQKPQSAFTASFLGASNFLEGNFISYSGSDMLIECSGFNILASPIRDVKNKISVMIRPTDILVDTDYDGVATKLKGRICQRAFQGTSWQYKVEIHGTNNIFLDVCSKMERYDNSEIMLCLPASICHAVKA, from the coding sequence GTGATTTTTATTTTTATTGAGATTGATAATATTTCAAAATCATATGGTTCAAGACTTATCTTGGATCATATTTCCATGAAAGTTGAAAAAGGTCAATTTGTTACATTACTTGGCTCTTCAGGATGTGGTAAAACTACACTACTCAATACAATTGCAGGTTTGACTAATATTGATAGTGGATCAATTAGAGTAAATGGATCAGTTTGGTCATCAAATAATTTCACCATGTCACCTGAGTATCGTAATATCGGCATGGTATTCCAAGATTTTGCTTTATGGCCTCATATGTCAATATTTGAGAATATAGCATTTGTGTTAAAACTTAAAAAAGGAAAAAAGATGAGTAGATCAGAGATAAAATCAAGGGTCAGTGAAGTGCTTGAAGTTGTCCAAATGAATGGATTCCAGCACTATTATCCTCATCAGCTTTCAGGGGGTCAAAAACAGAGAATTGCAGTTGCACGTGCACTTGCTCCCAATCCTTTTTTCTTACTTATGGATGAGCCATTATCAAGTCTTGATGCAAAAATGAGAGAAAAAATGCGATGGGAATTACTACAGATTGTTAAAAATGCGGGTATAACTACTATATATGTTACTCATGATCAGATCGAAGCCTTAAGTATGTCTGACAATGTAATTTTATTGAATAATGGTCATATAGAGCAGGAGGATGATCCAGTGGCTCTATATCAAAAACCACAATCTGCATTTACTGCATCTTTTTTGGGTGCTTCTAATTTTCTTGAAGGTAATTTTATAAGCTATTCAGGTAGCGATATGCTAATTGAATGCTCGGGATTTAACATTTTGGCTTCACCAATACGAGATGTTAAAAATAAGATTAGTGTCATGATACGCCCAACAGATATACTTGTTGATACTGATTATGATGGAGTGGCTACAAAGTTAAAAGGCAGGATTTGCCAAAGGGCATTTCAGGGAACTTCCTGGCAGTATAAAGTAGAAATACATGGTACAAATAATATATTTCTTGATGTATGTAGTAAAATGGAAAGGTATGATAATTCAGAGATTATGTTGTGCCTACCAGCTTCGATTTGTCATGCAGTTAAAGCATAG